The following proteins come from a genomic window of Solea solea chromosome 3, fSolSol10.1, whole genome shotgun sequence:
- the LOC131456910 gene encoding monocarboxylate transporter 2-like, which produces MPPPACPPAVPPPDGGWGWAVVLASFISIGFSYAFPKAITVFFKDIQIIFDASYSQVAWISSIMLAVMYAAGPISSILVNKYGCRPIVLMGGCLCSTGMILASFCSNVLQLYLCIGVIGGLGLAFNLQPALTMIGRYFQKKRPIANGLAMAGSPVFLSTLAPLNQYLFNNFGWRGSFLILGGLLLNCCVAGALMRPLGPPPNKAKKDEELAVVPTATKQKRSVWKIVNSYLDLTLFKHRGFLIYLVGNVIMFLGFFAPIVFLAAYAKDMGVDEYSAAFLLSILAFVDMFARPSMGLLANSRWVRPKIQYFFSFAVLYNGVCHILCPLVESYTGLVVYSIFFGFAFGMVSSVLFETLMDLVGPQRFSSAVGLTTIVECCPVLLGPPLAGKLVDVTKNYKYMYFCCGAVVILGSIWLFIGNFINYRLLDRERKQQEKYKRTETEDPDQVKALAAADGEAQASEETINKGQRDADPMQQETNI; this is translated from the exons ATGCCGCCCCCTGCATGTCCACCTGCAGTGCCCCCACCAGATGGCGGTTGGGGTTGGGCCGTGGTGTTGGCCTCTTTCATCTCCATCGGCTTCTCGTACGCCTTTCCCAAGGCCATCACTGTCTTTTTCAAAGACATCCAGATCATCTTCGATGCCTCCTACAGTCAGGTCGCGTGGATCTCCTCCATCATGCTCGCAGTCATGTATGCCGCAG GTCCCATCAGCAGCATACTTGTCAACAAGTATGGCTGCAGGCCCATCGTCTTGATGGGGGGCTGCCTCTGTTCCACTGGTATGATCTTAGCTTCCTTCTGCTCTAATGTGTTGCAGCTTTACCTCTGCATTGGCGTTATCGGGG GTCTTGGACTTGCCTTCAACCTGCAGCCAGCGCTGACTATGATAGGCAGGTACTTCCAGAAGAAACGCCCCATCGCTAATGGACTGGCAATGGCAGGCAGTCCGGTGTTCCTCAGTACCCTAGCCCCTCTTAACCAGTACCTCTTCAACAATTTTGGCTGGAGAGGCAGCTTCCTCATCCTGGGTGGCTTGCTGTTAAACTGCTGTGTGGCTGGTGCCCTCATGAGACCTTTGGGGCCGCCACCCAATAAGGCCAAGAAAGATGAAGAGTTGGCTGTCGTCCCCACCGCTACGAAACAGAAACGTTCTGTCTGGAAAATAGTCAACAGTTACCTGGACTTGACTCTGTTCAAACACCGTGGCTTCCTTATTTACCTTGTCGGCAACGTCATCATGTTCTTGGGCTTCTTTGCACCTATTGTTTTCCTTGCAGCCTATGCCAAGGACATGGGTGTGGATGAGTACTCAGCTGCCTTCCTGCTCTCGATCCTGGCTTTCGTTGACATGTTTGCCAGGCCATCCATGGGGCTACTGGCCAACTCGCGCTGGGTTCGGCCAAAGATCCAATACTTTTTCAGCTTTGCTGTACTGTACAATGGTGTCTGCCACATCCTTTGTCCTTTGGTGGAATCCTACACTGGTCTAGTTGTGTATTCAATTTTCTTTGGCTTTGCCTTTGGCATGGTCAGCTCAGTGCTGTTTGAAACGCTCATGGACCTGGTTGGGCCTCAGAGGTTCTCCAGTGCTGTGGGCCTAACCACCATTGTGGAATGCTGTCCAGTCCTTCTTGGTCCACCACTTGCAG GGAAACTGGTAGATGTCACAAAGAACTACAAGTACATGTATTTTTGCTGTGGAGCCGTCGTGATTCTGGGTAGTATTTGGCTCTTCATTGGAAACTTCATCAACTACAGACTCTTGGATCGTGAGCGCAAACAACAAGAAAAGTACAAACGGACTGAAACAGAAGACCCAGACCAAGTTAAGGCTCTGGCGGCGGCTGATGGGGAAGCCCAGGCCTCTGAGGAGACGATCAACAAAGGTCAGAGAGACGCAGATCCTATGCAGCAGGAAACCAACATCTAG